A region of Salirhabdus salicampi DNA encodes the following proteins:
- a CDS encoding ribonucleotide-diphosphate reductase subunit beta, with protein sequence MLTNTTLKKVKLLNHDHPNKSTSIINGESSGLLNWNDIAYPQMYELYQTLLSNFWKAQEINMQDDIKQWDHLSETEQDVFLRINTQLASLDSLQTPTMSQVLDYVTDSSFKAIFAVIAQQEAVHNESYSYILSSLVPLREQNDRFNQAKEDPIVQKRNQLILDAYEKFRSKPTPQHLFELGVNSVILEGIFFYAGFAFFYNLARQQKMLKTSTMISYIQRDEMQHAYFISQFIRILLTEQEELNTEENVQYIYDTIRKGVDLEKEWANFILKDIKDINLDEFGDYLEYLADKRFNQLGLQGLYNHTENPMPWIHVFSDEMINDTKSDFFEQKSRTYTKVSQSNGFDEL encoded by the coding sequence ATGTTAACAAATACCACGTTAAAGAAAGTAAAGTTACTAAACCATGATCACCCGAATAAGTCGACTAGTATTATTAATGGGGAATCATCAGGTCTATTAAATTGGAACGACATTGCATATCCACAAATGTATGAATTATACCAAACATTGTTGTCGAATTTTTGGAAAGCACAAGAAATTAATATGCAAGATGATATCAAACAGTGGGACCATTTATCTGAAACGGAACAAGATGTCTTTTTACGAATTAACACACAACTTGCCTCTTTGGATAGTCTGCAAACACCAACCATGAGTCAGGTTCTCGATTATGTTACCGATTCAAGTTTTAAAGCGATATTTGCAGTGATTGCTCAACAAGAGGCTGTTCACAATGAGTCTTATTCATATATTTTAAGTTCCCTCGTACCGTTGCGGGAGCAAAACGATAGATTCAACCAAGCGAAAGAAGACCCAATTGTTCAAAAACGTAACCAGCTTATTCTCGATGCCTATGAAAAATTCAGAAGTAAACCTACACCGCAACATTTATTTGAACTAGGGGTTAACTCCGTTATTTTAGAGGGGATTTTCTTTTACGCAGGTTTTGCCTTCTTTTATAACTTGGCAAGGCAACAGAAGATGCTAAAAACGAGCACAATGATTAGTTATATCCAAAGAGACGAGATGCAGCATGCTTACTTTATCTCTCAATTTATTCGCATCTTGTTAACAGAGCAAGAAGAATTAAATACGGAAGAAAACGTTCAATACATCTATGACACAATCCGAAAAGGTGTAGATTTAGAAAAAGAATGGGCCAACTTTATTTTAAAAGATATAAAAGATATTAATCTTGATGAGTTTGGTGATTACTTAGAATATTTAGCTGATAAACGATTCAATCAATTAGGGTTACAAGGCTTATATAATCATACAGAAAACCCGATGCCATGGATTCATGTGTTTAGTGATGAAATGATAAACGATACGAAATCCGACTTTTTTGAACAAAAGTCAAGAACGTATACAAAGGTATCCCAATCAAATGGATTCGATGAACTGTAA
- a CDS encoding flavodoxin domain-containing protein, protein MKVALIYTSITGNTKELVNILSYFFQSDYQIEPDLYLVHDFPQSRLAEYDAVVIATYSWGNGQIPREMIPLYMAFEQQNVKRLVTGVAGTGDTFYPHFCGAVDKFRDMLYVHTKLQVTLKIELLPQTKDLERCRLFVEKVMDTK, encoded by the coding sequence ATGAAAGTAGCACTGATTTATACCTCTATTACGGGGAACACGAAAGAACTCGTGAATATATTAAGCTACTTTTTTCAAAGTGACTATCAAATTGAACCGGACTTATATCTTGTCCATGATTTTCCTCAATCACGACTAGCTGAGTATGATGCTGTCGTGATTGCAACTTATTCCTGGGGGAATGGTCAAATTCCGAGGGAAATGATTCCTTTGTATATGGCTTTTGAACAGCAAAATGTAAAGCGACTTGTTACTGGAGTGGCCGGTACAGGAGATACGTTTTATCCCCATTTCTGTGGAGCGGTAGATAAGTTTAGGGATATGCTATATGTTCACACGAAGTTACAAGTAACGTTAAAAATAGAATTATTACCTCAGACAAAGGATTTGGAACGTTGTCGTTTATTTGTCGAAAAGGTAATGGATACAAAATAA
- a CDS encoding LytTR family transcriptional regulator DNA-binding domain-containing protein has product MTVYKELEDGSKTFTTIDLMKIDYVESENRKLVYYINGDRYFQITKLQEMESLLNEKNGFVSLDRSNLVNLQNVMEYDQEFGKIYFEENPSRKSVFATIAKMKQKLLDPLIYRAIAKNRDTQLEHGVSKHNSSSTYQPRNERI; this is encoded by the coding sequence ATGACAGTGTATAAAGAATTAGAAGACGGTTCAAAAACGTTTACGACGATAGATTTAATGAAGATTGATTATGTAGAATCGGAGAACCGTAAATTAGTTTATTATATAAATGGTGATCGTTATTTCCAAATTACAAAACTACAAGAAATGGAAAGTTTACTAAATGAAAAAAACGGTTTCGTTTCTTTAGACCGGTCTAATTTAGTTAATTTGCAAAATGTAATGGAATATGACCAAGAATTTGGCAAGATCTATTTTGAGGAAAACCCTTCACGGAAAAGTGTGTTTGCTACGATTGCAAAAATGAAGCAAAAATTATTAGACCCTTTAATATATCGTGCAATTGCAAAGAATAGAGATACACAACTAGAACATGGAGTTAGTAAACATAATTCTAGCTCTACTTATCAACCTAGAAACGAAAGGATTTAA
- a CDS encoding SDR family oxidoreductase, translating into MKVCVFGANGQIGQHLVKLIQNSSKHTVRAVVRKQEQVDQFQQEGIEAMIVDLEDTVVEISKVMDGCDAVIFTAGSGAKTGPDKTLLVDLDGAVKTMEAAKKTGINRYIMVSAIQAHHRANWSKKIKPYFVAKHYADRMLVQSGLTYTIVRPGGLTNETATGKVTVAENLERHTIPREDVAKTVLLALDESNTFNREFDLVSGESPIETALKNL; encoded by the coding sequence ATGAAAGTTTGTGTATTCGGTGCAAATGGACAAATTGGTCAACATTTAGTGAAGCTTATTCAAAACAGTAGTAAGCATACAGTAAGGGCAGTTGTAAGGAAACAGGAGCAAGTTGACCAGTTCCAACAAGAAGGAATTGAAGCAATGATAGTTGATTTGGAAGATACCGTGGTTGAAATAAGCAAAGTAATGGATGGTTGTGATGCAGTTATATTTACAGCAGGGTCAGGAGCAAAGACAGGTCCTGATAAGACGTTATTAGTTGATTTAGACGGCGCAGTGAAAACAATGGAAGCAGCAAAGAAAACAGGTATTAACCGATATATTATGGTAAGTGCTATTCAAGCCCATCACCGCGCAAATTGGAGCAAAAAAATTAAACCATACTTTGTGGCGAAGCACTATGCTGATCGAATGCTAGTGCAAAGTGGGTTAACGTACACAATTGTCCGCCCAGGAGGTCTAACAAATGAAACGGCTACAGGCAAAGTAACTGTTGCAGAAAACCTGGAACGCCATACAATACCACGAGAAGATGTCGCGAAAACTGTATTGTTAGCACTGGATGAATCAAACACATTTAATCGTGAATTTGACTTAGTATCAGGAGAAAGTCCGATTGAAACAGCCCTTAAAAACCTATAA
- a CDS encoding cation:proton antiporter domain-containing protein, producing MFTLPLTDPVMIFALTMVIFLVSPMIMKMLRIPGIIGPIIAGIIIGPHGLGVLQRGQTIELLGTVGLLFIIFIAGLEMDLEGFKKYRNRSIVFGFLSFIFPLALGTFIGIILGYSMTASILLGSILGSHTLLGYPIASRLGIAKNKAVTTALGGTLLTDTLALLVLAVVTGAATGNLTIQFFIVLVISLIVFTLLNIFGIPYISRQFFRNVINEGSTDFTYVIVILFLSGFLATVAGLQPIIGAFLAGLSLNRLVFDHGTLMNRIRFTANALFIPFFLLSVGMLMDLSVLIENPRAWLLTGLILVSVFLGKLIASWIASYVYQYNKEERHITFGLTIPQAAATLASTLVGYDVGLLDQATVNGVIIMILGTCIAGPYLVEKHGRKLSLLEEQTEFESGDAPQRIMIPLYNPETMDSLLDLGFVLRKSSGTEEPLYPLTVVKKDLKNAENEVAKAEKMLNYAVKYASGAEVPVKTITRVNYNIANGIERAMAEERATKVIVGWNGEKTAPQRIFGTVIDQLLSKTHQSILITRLGHPLNITKRIVVVLPRGIDHSFGFIDALKHVKKMANFLGATLLFLIIGEGSSKYDKYIKETTPNPASTIRVVPDWDTFYLSYFVTLKDDDLVVVLSGRRGTIAWHPELEEVPNKLTNVNPESFIIYYPTEEKHVDMRGASGTIIPNEMLFKRDFD from the coding sequence ATGTTTACCCTTCCACTAACAGATCCAGTCATGATATTTGCTCTAACTATGGTTATCTTTCTCGTGTCTCCTATGATAATGAAAATGTTAAGGATACCAGGAATCATCGGTCCGATTATAGCAGGTATCATTATTGGACCACATGGATTGGGGGTACTACAAAGAGGCCAAACAATTGAATTATTAGGTACAGTGGGTCTTTTATTTATCATATTTATTGCCGGTTTAGAAATGGACCTTGAAGGCTTTAAAAAGTATCGAAACCGCAGTATTGTATTCGGATTTTTATCGTTTATATTTCCACTTGCATTAGGAACATTCATCGGTATTATACTCGGTTATAGTATGACAGCTTCAATATTATTAGGTTCTATTTTAGGTTCGCATACATTGTTAGGGTATCCTATCGCTAGTCGCCTAGGAATTGCTAAGAATAAGGCTGTTACTACTGCTCTAGGCGGGACGCTGTTAACAGATACATTGGCATTACTTGTGTTGGCGGTCGTGACTGGGGCTGCAACAGGTAACTTAACGATCCAATTTTTTATCGTACTGGTTATATCTTTAATTGTTTTTACCTTATTAAATATCTTTGGAATACCATATATATCCCGTCAATTTTTCCGAAATGTAATCAATGAAGGATCTACTGATTTCACCTATGTGATTGTAATACTTTTTTTATCAGGCTTTTTAGCGACTGTAGCCGGTTTACAACCAATTATAGGTGCTTTTCTAGCAGGACTCTCATTAAACCGGCTCGTATTTGATCATGGAACTTTAATGAATCGGATACGGTTTACGGCGAATGCTCTTTTTATCCCATTTTTTCTATTGTCTGTAGGAATGCTCATGGATTTATCCGTCTTAATTGAAAATCCTCGGGCATGGCTATTAACTGGATTAATTTTAGTGAGTGTATTCTTAGGAAAACTGATTGCTTCGTGGATAGCTAGTTATGTATATCAATACAATAAGGAGGAACGTCACATTACATTTGGGCTCACCATTCCACAAGCAGCCGCTACATTGGCCTCTACATTAGTGGGCTATGATGTAGGGTTATTGGATCAAGCTACCGTTAACGGAGTTATCATTATGATTTTAGGTACTTGTATCGCAGGACCGTATTTAGTTGAAAAACACGGTCGAAAATTATCCCTACTTGAAGAGCAAACAGAATTTGAATCAGGTGATGCTCCTCAACGTATTATGATTCCATTGTATAATCCTGAAACAATGGACTCATTATTAGATTTAGGATTTGTACTGCGTAAAAGTAGTGGGACCGAAGAGCCACTTTATCCACTCACAGTCGTTAAGAAGGATTTGAAGAATGCGGAAAACGAAGTCGCGAAAGCGGAAAAAATGTTAAACTACGCTGTCAAATATGCCTCTGGAGCCGAAGTTCCAGTTAAGACGATAACGAGAGTGAATTATAATATCGCGAACGGGATCGAAAGGGCTATGGCAGAGGAACGAGCGACGAAAGTTATTGTAGGATGGAACGGAGAAAAAACTGCGCCCCAACGAATCTTCGGTACAGTCATTGATCAATTGTTAAGTAAGACACACCAAAGTATTTTAATTACAAGGTTAGGTCACCCTTTAAACATCACAAAACGAATTGTCGTTGTATTGCCTAGGGGAATCGATCATTCCTTTGGGTTTATCGATGCTTTAAAACATGTAAAGAAAATGGCTAATTTCTTAGGGGCAACGTTATTATTCCTAATAATAGGAGAAGGTTCTTCGAAATATGATAAATATATTAAGGAAACGACTCCAAATCCAGCATCTACAATAAGGGTAGTACCGGATTGGGATACATTTTATTTGAGTTATTTTGTCACCCTAAAAGATGATGACCTCGTAGTTGTACTAAGTGGTCGAAGGGGTACAATTGCTTGGCACCCAGAACTGGAGGAAGTACCTAATAAACTTACAAATGTCAACCCAGAAAGCTTTATTATTTATTACCCTACAGAGGAAAAGCACGTTGACATGCGTGGTGCATCTGGAACCATCATACCAAATGAAATGCTTTTTAAACGAGATTTTGACTAA
- a CDS encoding iron-containing alcohol dehydrogenase family protein has translation MNQIEVRGTPGHYECHTEAICQLPTRMKDGQFQSLFIIHGEKSWKVAKQYMPDLSSFQVEYSLYSGECTEQEIQKQTDKALIHGADMIIGIGGGKVLDIAKGVANKANIDVTLIPTLASTCAATTPLSVLYNHHGNFIGYTIFPRSTYLVLVDTRILLDSPVEYLRAGIGDTLAKWYEADVLIQQLHSPPVSVRLAWNVAKECKDVLLKHGKLAIESLRKGEISYSFQQVVETNLLTGGMVGGLGDEYGRIAGAHSIHNGLTQVSETHSFLHGEKVAYGILVQLAFEEKWDEINKLLPFYRSLQLPYSLQSLGITNEARAISTVAKAAALPHESIHHIRTASEEEIKDTMAQLEAYIA, from the coding sequence ATGAACCAAATTGAAGTCAGAGGGACACCAGGACATTATGAATGTCACACTGAGGCAATCTGTCAGCTACCAACACGGATGAAAGACGGCCAATTTCAATCCTTGTTTATTATTCACGGGGAAAAATCATGGAAAGTCGCAAAACAATACATGCCCGATTTGTCGTCTTTTCAAGTAGAATACTCTTTATACAGTGGCGAGTGTACGGAGCAAGAAATTCAGAAACAGACGGACAAAGCTCTTATTCATGGAGCAGATATGATTATTGGCATTGGCGGTGGAAAAGTACTCGATATTGCCAAAGGAGTCGCAAATAAAGCGAATATTGATGTTACACTCATCCCGACGTTAGCATCGACATGTGCAGCAACGACACCACTAAGTGTTCTATACAACCACCATGGAAATTTTATTGGATATACAATTTTTCCAAGGAGTACATACCTTGTATTAGTAGATACACGCATTTTATTAGATTCACCTGTTGAATATTTACGCGCTGGTATTGGTGATACGTTAGCTAAATGGTATGAGGCTGATGTACTGATTCAACAATTACACTCTCCCCCTGTCTCTGTTCGTCTTGCTTGGAACGTAGCCAAGGAATGTAAAGATGTACTATTAAAACACGGCAAATTAGCCATCGAATCCCTTCGAAAGGGAGAAATATCTTACTCGTTTCAACAAGTTGTCGAAACAAACTTGTTAACTGGAGGTATGGTTGGCGGGTTAGGTGATGAATACGGACGAATTGCTGGCGCCCACTCCATTCATAATGGATTAACACAAGTATCAGAAACACATTCATTTTTACATGGAGAAAAAGTGGCCTATGGAATATTAGTTCAATTAGCTTTTGAGGAGAAATGGGATGAAATAAATAAACTACTCCCGTTCTATAGATCATTACAACTCCCTTATTCGTTACAATCATTAGGAATCACAAATGAAGCCAGAGCCATCTCTACCGTCGCCAAAGCAGCTGCACTGCCACACGAGTCGATTCATCACATTAGGACAGCCTCAGAAGAAGAGATTAAGGATACAATGGCACAATTAGAAGCCTATATTGCATAG
- the dacB gene encoding D-alanyl-D-alanine carboxypeptidase/D-alanyl-D-alanine endopeptidase encodes MWSKIYFIIVSLFLFVTFPFMQLHDVPVVANDESDDIASEIHGIIQNNATLDGSIVGISVRSATSGELIYHHNGDIRLRPASNLKLFTAAASLSSLGEDYKFVTEIHTNGKQKGKTIDGNVYLVGKGDPTLVKKDLQHLVKKLKNSGVDVIKGDVIGDDTWFDDVRYSQDLPWTDEHTYYGGQISALTLSPDEDYDAGTVIIDIKPGNKMGETAKISITPKTNYVKVVNKTKTISESKQRDITVTREHGTNVVTVEGEIPLGDQLYREWISVWDPTKYTTSLFKRLLEQNGIIVKGEAKVGNKPSKSKMLMQHSSMPLSELLIPFMKLSNNGHGEVLVKELGKINRGEGSWDKGIEVMEKELAKLGVNTSTLLLRDGSGISHVNLVPANELTKLLYAIQNEKWFPTFFQSLPVAGQMDRKVGGTLRYRFLDFAGNIQAKTGTLSTVSSLSGYVEGKKGKTYTFSILINNILDESKAKKIEETILTILANQ; translated from the coding sequence ATGTGGTCAAAAATTTATTTTATTATTGTTAGTCTATTTCTTTTTGTGACATTTCCATTCATGCAGTTGCATGATGTTCCCGTAGTTGCAAATGATGAAAGCGATGATATTGCTAGTGAAATCCACGGTATTATTCAAAATAATGCTACCCTTGACGGTTCGATCGTCGGGATAAGTGTACGTTCGGCAACATCAGGAGAGTTAATCTATCACCATAATGGCGACATACGTTTACGACCTGCTTCGAATTTAAAACTATTTACAGCTGCAGCATCACTTTCCTCCTTAGGTGAGGACTATAAATTTGTTACTGAAATTCATACAAATGGTAAGCAAAAGGGAAAGACAATTGACGGAAACGTTTACCTTGTTGGAAAAGGAGATCCGACCTTAGTAAAAAAGGATTTGCAACATCTAGTCAAAAAGTTAAAGAATTCAGGTGTAGACGTCATAAAAGGGGATGTAATTGGGGATGACACATGGTTCGATGATGTTCGATATTCACAAGATTTACCTTGGACTGACGAACATACATATTACGGAGGACAAATATCTGCTCTCACATTATCTCCTGATGAGGATTATGACGCCGGAACCGTCATCATTGACATAAAACCAGGAAATAAAATGGGGGAAACGGCTAAAATCTCGATAACTCCTAAGACAAATTATGTAAAGGTTGTAAACAAAACAAAAACGATAAGTGAATCCAAACAAAGAGATATTACAGTTACGAGGGAACATGGGACGAATGTTGTAACCGTTGAGGGGGAAATTCCTTTAGGCGATCAACTGTATCGGGAATGGATATCTGTTTGGGACCCAACGAAATATACAACTAGTCTGTTTAAACGCTTGTTAGAACAGAACGGGATCATTGTAAAGGGCGAAGCAAAGGTAGGAAATAAACCATCGAAATCGAAAATGTTAATGCAACATTCATCTATGCCACTATCTGAACTGCTTATCCCGTTTATGAAATTAAGTAACAACGGACACGGTGAAGTGTTAGTAAAAGAACTTGGGAAAATCAACAGAGGAGAGGGGAGCTGGGATAAAGGCATTGAAGTGATGGAAAAAGAATTAGCAAAATTAGGAGTCAATACAAGTACGTTGTTGTTGCGCGATGGTTCTGGCATTTCTCACGTTAATCTTGTACCAGCAAATGAACTCACAAAACTACTATACGCTATTCAAAATGAGAAGTGGTTTCCGACATTTTTTCAATCATTACCAGTCGCAGGGCAAATGGACAGGAAAGTTGGAGGTACATTGCGCTATCGTTTCCTGGATTTCGCTGGTAATATTCAGGCGAAAACGGGTACGCTTTCCACCGTAAGTTCTCTATCTGGTTATGTAGAAGGAAAAAAGGGAAAAACATACACTTTTTCCATCCTTATAAATAATATTCTCGATGAATCAAAAGCAAAAAAGATTGAGGAAACCATTTTAACAATATTAGCTAACCAATGA
- a CDS encoding YqhV family protein yields MDKAIFGIAMLRVLSGTFELIVAMIILKMSDMSKVLVLNSSLAIVGPLILLLTTTIGVYTIAEELTYSKMLWIIIGIGCILYGVKST; encoded by the coding sequence GTGGATAAGGCGATATTTGGGATAGCAATGTTACGTGTACTTTCAGGTACATTTGAATTAATTGTCGCTATGATTATTTTAAAAATGAGTGATATGAGCAAAGTCTTAGTGTTAAATTCATCTTTAGCTATTGTTGGTCCATTAATTCTCTTATTAACGACCACAATAGGCGTTTATACGATTGCAGAAGAATTAACGTATTCCAAAATGCTTTGGATTATCATTGGCATTGGTTGTATTTTATACGGAGTTAAAAGTACATAA
- a CDS encoding deoxyribonuclease IV produces MRFGCHVSIKEGYLGAAIQAKKLRAEAFQYFPKNPRSLSVKAFHQSDASACKEFCLENGLVSVSHTPYPTTITPTDNKRNAVIESLYNDLEISEACGSIGVVVHFGKLRNRHDPLASYHLMIDVLNEVLEHWEGDCKILLENNAGKPGSIGTTIEELAQVRKLTNYPEKIGFCLDTCHAYASSLWDGTNWGEVRAVGLKQDYLQHLKVIHLNNSKFPAGSGKDRHANIFEDGYIEETQFSDLMKCMELQHTPFILETPSVISKEIEISRLYQTWGT; encoded by the coding sequence ATGAGATTTGGGTGTCATGTGAGTATAAAAGAAGGATATTTAGGTGCAGCAATACAGGCAAAAAAATTACGGGCTGAGGCATTTCAATATTTCCCAAAAAACCCTCGCAGCTTATCTGTTAAAGCTTTTCATCAAAGTGATGCAAGTGCGTGTAAAGAATTTTGTTTAGAGAATGGTCTCGTGTCTGTTTCCCATACACCATACCCAACGACAATTACACCCACAGACAATAAGCGGAATGCGGTAATTGAATCATTGTATAACGATTTAGAAATTTCTGAGGCATGTGGCTCCATCGGGGTTGTTGTTCACTTCGGAAAGTTGCGAAATCGGCATGATCCTCTAGCAAGTTATCATTTAATGATTGATGTATTAAATGAAGTTTTAGAACATTGGGAAGGGGATTGTAAAATTTTACTCGAAAATAATGCGGGCAAACCAGGTTCAATAGGTACAACAATTGAAGAATTAGCACAAGTAAGAAAACTAACGAATTATCCTGAAAAGATCGGCTTTTGCTTAGATACATGTCACGCCTATGCAAGTAGTTTATGGGACGGAACCAATTGGGGAGAAGTTCGGGCAGTTGGTTTAAAACAAGACTATCTTCAACACCTAAAAGTCATTCATCTAAATAATTCTAAATTTCCAGCTGGGAGTGGAAAGGATAGGCATGCGAATATTTTTGAAGATGGATATATTGAGGAAACACAATTCTCGGATTTGATGAAATGTATGGAGTTACAACACACTCCGTTTATATTAGAAACACCTTCCGTAATTTCAAAAGAAATAGAAATTTCCCGTCTATATCAAACGTGGGGAACATAA
- a CDS encoding CarD family transcriptional regulator, protein MEVDILFQVGSKIVYPMHGAGVIESVEEKEIFGKKEQYFIIKLKIDNMKVMIPESKIATSNIRPVVDQGTLKDVLDVMENGETDSELNSKQRYTTNMEKMKTGSLQDGVEVVRDLTRLNQEKALNTNEKQMLDNARKIVISELGLIKGISDQEAGKFIEDKTVLTGS, encoded by the coding sequence TTGGAGGTGGATATTTTGTTCCAAGTAGGAAGTAAAATCGTATATCCAATGCATGGCGCAGGGGTAATTGAATCAGTTGAAGAGAAAGAAATTTTTGGGAAGAAAGAGCAATATTTTATCATCAAGTTAAAGATAGATAACATGAAGGTTATGATTCCTGAATCGAAGATTGCTACATCTAATATTCGTCCTGTTGTTGATCAAGGTACACTAAAAGATGTATTAGATGTTATGGAAAACGGGGAGACAGATTCTGAACTGAACAGCAAACAAAGATATACAACGAACATGGAAAAAATGAAAACAGGGAGCCTTCAAGATGGGGTAGAGGTTGTTCGTGACTTAACCCGACTGAATCAGGAAAAAGCTTTAAATACAAACGAGAAGCAAATGCTTGATAATGCACGAAAGATTGTCATCAGTGAGCTAGGACTCATTAAAGGAATTAGTGACCAAGAAGCAGGTAAATTCATAGAAGATAAAACAGTATTGACCGGCTCTTAA